Genomic segment of Methanosarcinales archaeon:
GGACTGGGAGAATCGGAAATAGGCCTTACAGTTGGTGGATTTAATGCAACGGGGGTGTTATCCGAGCTATTCGAGCGCTTATCAGGCAGAACCGGAATAGATGAATTAGCCCAGCCGGGTGATTTTCTTGGTGAGCTTCGACCTTATCAGGTCAGGGGCTTCTCGTGGCTTGCGTTTTTGCGCCAATACGGGCTGGGAGCATGTCTTGCTGATGATATGGGTCTTGGTAAGACGATACAACTTCTTGCCCTGCTCATAAAGGATAAAGAAGAGGGCATTAAAAAACCCACTCTTTTGATATGTCCTACCTCTGTAGTCGGGAACTGGTATCGAGAAGCGCAAAAGTTTGCACCATCCCTCAAGGTTATGGTACATCACGGCACAGCCCGGCTCAAGGAAAATAATTTCCTTTCTGAAGCTGTCAAATTCGACATGGTGATCAGCACCTATGCCCTTGCTTACCGGGATGAGGATATGTTCAACAATGTGGACTGGAGCGGAGTTGTGCTGGATGAAGCGCAGAACATCAAGAACCGGTTCACAAAGCAATCCCAGGCTGTCCGTAAAATAAAATCAGACTATCGAGTGGCTCTTACAGGCACACCTGTTGAGAACCGTTTATCAGAACTCTGGTCTATTATGGAGTTTTTAAATCCGGGTTACCTTGGCTCGGCAGAAGGTTTCAGGAGAAGTTTTGCACTGCCCATTGAACGCTATAATGACCAGGAGGCAGGCATGAAGCTTCGAAGTATTGTTTCGCCATTCATCCTTCGCCGCATGAAGACAGATCCTACGATCATAAAAGACCTTCCTGATAAAATTGAGACAAAAGTCCACTGCAACCTTACAAAGGAGCAGGGTACACTCTATGAGGCTGTTGTTAAAGACATGCTCAGAAAAATCGAGGGATCAGAAGGAATTGAAAGAAAGGGTATTGTATTATCGGCACTCACAAGGCTAAAACAGGTATGTAATCACCCGGCGCAGTTCCTGGATGATGGTTCGGTACTCCCGGAACGCTCAGGCAAGTTGAACCGTATTACTGAAATGATGGAAGAGGTGATTGCCGAAGATGATGCTGCGCTTGTCTTTACCCAGTTTTCCGTGATGGGAAACATGCTAAAAACGCATCTCCAGCATGTCTTTGGCCAGGAGGTGCTCTTTTTGCATGGTGGAGTATCCCAGAAAAAGAGGGACCAGATGGTCATGAGATTTTCAGAAAAACACGGGCCCAGGATATTCATACTTTCGCTTAAAGCAGGCGGGGTGGGTCTGAACCTCACCCGTGCCAGTCATGTGTTCCACTTTGATCGCTGGTGGAACCCGGCTGTTGAGAACCAGGCAACAGACCGTGCATTCAGGATCGGGCAGACTAAGAATGTGCAGGTTCACAAGTTTATGTGCGAAGGGACCCTTGAAGAAAGGATAGATGAAATGATAGAGGATAAAAAAGCACTTGCTGAGAATATCATAGGTGCTGGCGAGGGCTGGCTGACAGAGATGTCCACCGAGCAGTTGAAGGATTTATTTGCATTGAGGCAAGAATCAGTGATGGATGAATAATGGAATATACGGATAGTTGAATCATGGGCAGGTATGAAGACTTCTGGGGCGGCTATACTCCTTCAAAGCCAATACAAGTGGAAGGTGGTATCAAGGCCAAAAGCAAGAGGGGGAGTATCGGGGATACCTGGTGGTCAAAACGCTGGGTAAATGTCCTGGAATCCTTTGGCTGGAGCAACCGGCTTGAACGGGGCAGACGATATGCCAGAAAAGGCCAGGTGCTTGATTTTGAAATTTCAGCCGGAAAAGTGGAGGCAACGGTCCAGGGTTCGGTCAATAAACCTTATTTGGTCACTATTGAGATAAAACCTATCACTGAAAAGGCATGGGATCATGTAATAGAGGAGATGTCTCAAAAGGCGATATTTGCTGCTAAACTTCTTGCAGGCGAGATGCCTGATGATATTGAGGATGCATTTGAAGCAGCAGATGTGTCACTGTTCCCTATAAAGTCAAAAGATATAGCGACACACTGTTCATGCCCGGACAGTGCAAATCCCTGTAAACACATTGCCGCACTTTATTATATTTTGGCAGAAGAGTTTGATCGTGATCCTTTCATGATTTTTGAATTGCGGGGCCGGACAAAGGACGAAATTAGTTTATCTCTTCGCCAGAAGCGCTCGGGCGGAAACGAAAACCTGCCTGAACCAGAGGAACGTCCGGAGGGGGTCAAACAGAAGGAAGTTGCTTTATCCATGGATGATTTCTGGGTGGGGAGAATGAGCGAATCATTTTCAGTTACCATATCGCCGCCTGATGTTTCGGCAGCAGTTATCAAACTGCTGGGAACACCGCAATTCTGGGATAGCAAGGACGATTTTGTAGAGAAAATGGGCGGGTATTATGAAGAGATCAGTAGGCGCGCTATTGAGACTGCTTATGGTGAACAGAGAGGGGCGAAGAAGAAGACGAAATGAAACAAGGAGTCAGATCATCCAGGGGAAAGGGACATTTCCTTTCTTTTACTTTTTAAGAAACCGTCAGATTAAAGTGATTTGGATTCCAAGTATAATCTCGCACAGGTGACTTCGGAGGAAATGGTGAGCCATGTGGGTAAGGCTTACAGCGCACCTATATAGTCGCCCCACATTGAAGCCCTGTGCCACTGTATTGTCCTGACATCCACAGAAGAGCACTACATTTTGAGGTGTAAAAAGTGTTTTTCCACCTATCTATACAGGAGTTATTGAGTAAGCTGGAAGAGCTGGGGGATCAGGTTCCGATGGAGCTGGCTCAGGCTATTCTCGCGAAAGAACAGGACGCAGTGATACCGTTACGAGATGTCCTTCAAGCTAATGACTATTGGAAAGCCGAAAGCAATAAGAAGTGGATGCCTCTGCATGCTGTGAAATTGCTCGGTATGCTGGCAGACCCCAGGGCGATTCCCCAACTGGTCAATACATTAATTCTGGCTCATGAAGTGGAAGATGATTGGATCATGGAAGACCTGCCCACAGTATTCGGACGCATCGGTCCATTGGCAATTAATCCCCTCGAAGAGTTCATTCATACCCATGAAGGGGATTATAAATTCTGGTGGTCCCGCAGTGCTGCAGCGGATGGGCTGGTAGCTATAGCTATGAATCATCCTCACGAGCAGGAACGTATTCTCACTTTTCTTCATGGATTGTTTTCTAAAGATGACGATATGGAATTCCTGAGTTTTGCCGCAGGATCGCTTTTGGATTTGGGTGACCTGTCATCCTTCCATGTTCTGGAGGAGGCTTTAGATCGTGGGATTATTGATGAATATGTCATTAGCAGGGACGATCTGTTGATAGACAGGGAAAAACCTCATGGCATGTATGATAATGATCTGCTTTCCTTTTATTACCCCGAACAGGTCGCCACACGAAAAGCCAGATGGGATAAGGAAAAAGAAGAAAATGAGCGTTATACAGCCCAAAAACGTGAAAAACGAGAAAAATCCATAGCTATTGAGCTTAAACGATTGGAGACAGCAAATTTGTTGAACGAGCGCAATGTATTACCTATCAGCGGAAAAATAGGCCGCAACGAACCCTGTCCCTGTGGAAGCGGTAAAAAATTTAAGAAGTGCTGTGCTTCAATTATTAAAGCTCTTCCTGTCAAGCAGGTACTGGGTAATGGATTCTATTATAAAAGATGGGAATATCTGGAAAAAGCACAACCTTACGATCCAATATTGGTTCTTGAAAATCTAACATTTTTAGCGTCTGATGCTGAAAGAGATGGAGATTTAGCCGGGGCTCTGGAACTATTCAGGATCCTGGAACCTCTGGCAGCACAAGAGGGATTGCTGGGTGAATTGCTGCGCAATTTTGGATTCATTTTTTGTGACCACCCGGAACTTGGAGAGGAGGGGCTTAATATACTTCGCCAGCTCCAGTCCTTC
This window contains:
- a CDS encoding ATP-dependent helicase, coding for MIALHGTWKPSETIDEWGDFFIWGESSTASTIKRRGRPPKFSASKPRPHPFQAAHEDLKMVIELLEIINGSIISTKTRMDEVLISLPTLSRSPQVSPDLLIDEGVEEIEEPVGLIPWKIEGLSIPPEDAITLLSSLSGAWTEHDSTVIGTDLKFWSNVSKFTLELLSKQHFVPGIVISENGKVLPRWQYILNDEDDRRHFLMLTNSMPPVCRALFQNKIQNVQEAFLSDFLNSAINGCIRNWMSNSEIKSKKPGISEVWLRSLTTGEPIQVHKSILKNLSKGLQSWEAPIHEIEKSGFRTSFRLEPPNEEEPDYWNLRYFLQALDDPSLLVPAEKVWKESKDRLHFLNRKFDQPQEKLLEDLGKASRLYSPIEDSLHSPRPTSAQLNTQQAYTFLKEAVPLFSESGFGVLIPPWWKKGESGSKLGVTLNVKPKQDPKTSKGLFGFNSIIQYDWKLALGSEPISEEEFENLVNLKEPLVRIRGEWVEVKNEDIAAAIKFFKSGKSGEMKLDEALRLSAGLGESEIGLTVGGFNATGVLSELFERLSGRTGIDELAQPGDFLGELRPYQVRGFSWLAFLRQYGLGACLADDMGLGKTIQLLALLIKDKEEGIKKPTLLICPTSVVGNWYREAQKFAPSLKVMVHHGTARLKENNFLSEAVKFDMVISTYALAYRDEDMFNNVDWSGVVLDEAQNIKNRFTKQSQAVRKIKSDYRVALTGTPVENRLSELWSIMEFLNPGYLGSAEGFRRSFALPIERYNDQEAGMKLRSIVSPFILRRMKTDPTIIKDLPDKIETKVHCNLTKEQGTLYEAVVKDMLRKIEGSEGIERKGIVLSALTRLKQVCNHPAQFLDDGSVLPERSGKLNRITEMMEEVIAEDDAALVFTQFSVMGNMLKTHLQHVFGQEVLFLHGGVSQKKRDQMVMRFSEKHGPRIFILSLKAGGVGLNLTRASHVFHFDRWWNPAVENQATDRAFRIGQTKNVQVHKFMCEGTLEERIDEMIEDKKALAENIIGAGEGWLTEMSTEQLKDLFALRQESVMDE
- a CDS encoding SWIM zinc finger family protein; this encodes MGRYEDFWGGYTPSKPIQVEGGIKAKSKRGSIGDTWWSKRWVNVLESFGWSNRLERGRRYARKGQVLDFEISAGKVEATVQGSVNKPYLVTIEIKPITEKAWDHVIEEMSQKAIFAAKLLAGEMPDDIEDAFEAADVSLFPIKSKDIATHCSCPDSANPCKHIAALYYILAEEFDRDPFMIFELRGRTKDEISLSLRQKRSGGNENLPEPEERPEGVKQKEVALSMDDFWVGRMSESFSVTISPPDVSAAVIKLLGTPQFWDSKDDFVEKMGGYYEEISRRAIETAYGEQRGAKKKTK
- a CDS encoding DUF1186 domain-containing protein; its protein translation is MSKLEELGDQVPMELAQAILAKEQDAVIPLRDVLQANDYWKAESNKKWMPLHAVKLLGMLADPRAIPQLVNTLILAHEVEDDWIMEDLPTVFGRIGPLAINPLEEFIHTHEGDYKFWWSRSAAADGLVAIAMNHPHEQERILTFLHGLFSKDDDMEFLSFAAGSLLDLGDLSSFHVLEEALDRGIIDEYVISRDDLLIDREKPHGMYDNDLLSFYYPEQVATRKARWDKEKEENERYTAQKREKREKSIAIELKRLETANLLNERNVLPISGKIGRNEPCPCGSGKKFKKCCASIIKALPVKQVLGNGFYYKRWEYLEKAQPYDPILVLENLTFLASDAERDGDLAGALELFRILEPLAAQEGLLGELLRNFGFIFCDHPELGEEGLNILRQLQSFYKDEDQEVWTLASMDAADYLGLMGREDECRNEYTKLMEVMPEHSFVRIRFARFLERRQYLDEAVGLYEQVLRMGVDENDLEIAALELRELAARHNIELDAWIKEAIGDVHGVE